agctgaaagaaggccaccgcaaacttggaagaccctgcaagcgcttcatggacaccttgaagacaaacctcaaagcctgtgatgtAGACATCggttcctgggaaactgatgcccttgaccgctctcgccggctggaggatgctgtgctctagtgccataaagacgtttgaaaacaagagatcACTGGCCATTTCAGAGGaaaagcgtgagcaaaggaagcagggctcagtcaacttctggagacgttttcccttgcaacacctgtgagaagtgctgtgcatccagagtTCGGCCTCTTCtcacatatgaggacacacaccaacagataagcctgctgcCTAGTCATCCGTCCGGGTCCGACGAGAGactccatcgtgtgtgtgtgtgtgtgtgtgtgtgtgtgtgtgtgtgtgtgtgtgtgtgtgtgtgtcacggtgtctgtgtctgtgtgtgtgagtgcccggACTCACTgagtgtgccacggtgtgtcactgataatgtgtgtgtgtgtgtgtgtgtgtgtgtgtgtgtgtgtgtgcgcgcgcgcgtcagtgtgtgtgtgtgtgtgtgtgtgtgtgcccgtgcgagCACGCGCTATCATAGTGGCCCCGGCCAGTGTGTTACAGTGCAGTGTGCAGTGCGTTATTGTGTCTCAGTagagtcagtgtgtgctgtgtaccaTGCCCGGTCCAGTCGGCcgggtcagtgtgggtgtgtgggtgtgcgcgcacgcgcacgccggcgcgtgtgtatgtacaagTGTGTGCGCGACCGCGCGGCGCTGGCGCGAgcgcgtgtcacacacacacacacacacacacacacacacacacttatatagtaaatatacatgtgtgtgtgtgtgtgtgtgtgcgtgtgtgtgtgtgtgtgtgtgtgtgtgtgtgtgtgtgtgtgtgtgtgtgtgtgtccttcaatTTTACCGTTGTCTTAACAACTCTCGCTGTATTTCAGTTGAAGTGTAGGTCTGCATACTGACTTGTACACATCCCGCTTCTCCGCACGTTTTACATGAACCCGATTCCGGAGTCAAGCAGCACACGGCAtactgtacgtgcgtgcatgcttcaAAAGCACTCGCTGATTAATTCGCCGCAACTGACCTTGGTAAACAGGGTTTATCTGCCGTGAAAGACCTACCCACGGGCCTTAGAGACACTCAGTGTTGGACCAGTGCCGATGATAATCTCTCACGTCGGCCACGACACCGCATTTTCCAGGAGCTTGGCAACTTCGTGGGAGCGCTTACCACGTGACCCCGTCTTTCGCGATCTTTCCCCCGCTGGCTGTTTGACAGAgagcgcttcacacacacacacacacaaagtattcaTGGCAGGTTCAAACGTGAGCTTCGCCGAAACGATGGAGGAAGATGGAAACTTGTGTGTTTACCGGGGCGCGGACTATTCATACGGTGTCTATGGGGTGGCTATTGTCGTGCTGTTCTTTCAGTTTGTGAACTGGGTGGTCAAATCTATCGGCCCTCCCAAAACGCTGAGAGACGACGAATGGAAGTGGAGGAATCTCACCATTTCTTATTTGCACGCGCTCGCGTGCGTTGTCTGGACTGTCGCAAGGTGGGTTTAAGATTGATAATGATGCATGGGCACTACTAAGCACTGGCCGCTGATAAGTCATTcagatttatttttcattcattgccAACTACTGCTtttgaaggatggatggatgttagGATGGGGAAAAAGTAGGGTTGGGTAGGGGGAGTTCTGAAACGAAGTTTCGAAGTCCAAAATCAACTTTTGCTATTGCGTTGGTGTTCCGGTTCGGGTTGTGCACAATGATCGTTCGTTcttgaaaaaaatgaataagaaatcCAAAGATAATGAAAACATGTATTAGAACTTGTACAAAATGACTAGGTTTGAGTTGTAAGTCAGCGGTAGGAAGCGTGGacggaggcagggagggagagagggccgTGGCTGAGAAAGGAAGATGAGTAATGCGTCTCGATGTTCAAGGATGCTGCTGTCTCGGTGTGTGTCCATCAAGTAGGCcgcagtgtgtgtacgtgtgtgtgtgtgtgtgtgtgtgtgcgcgcgcgcgcgtgcatgcgtgcgtgcgtgtttgtgtgcacgcgcgagtgtATTCACGTGTGTTAACGTGCGCGTGAGCCCGTACGTGTTGATGCTGGCTtgtacacggtgtgtgtgtgtgtgtgtgtgtgtgtgtgtgtgaaggctatGGTAATCACATGGGGGTGTTTTTATTACTGAGCGAAGTTAGTGCATTTCATGTCTagaaaatgtgtatcagtatctcaaggaggcgtcactgtgttcagtcaaatccatatacgctacaccacatctaccaagcagatgcctgaccagtagtttgacccaacgtgcttagtcaggccttgaggggaaaaacaaaacaaaacaaaaaaaaacaaaaaaaatccaacaaacaacaacaacaaataaataaataaaaataataaaataaagaaagaaagaaaataaatagataaataatagaataagataaatacataaaaatactactgcaaataataatgatatttataaggcacacTTTCGCTTTCCTGCTGCTGGAAAGTGAGATGCACTGATACTGATGGTTGACACCTAGGTAGTATTTAATCAGTGTCATAAgaattatttcagtttcagtagacatgctctctctctctcacacacacacacacacacacacacacacacccatgcacgcacgcacgtgacacacgcatgcactgcacgcacacacacactgacacatacccacactcacagacggcacacatacacagacacacacatgcacacacgcgtgcgcgcgactCACAGACGGACtgcacactgacgcacgcacgcacgcgcacacacatacacacacacacacaaaacatacagctatacatatatatccatccgcatacacacacacacacacacacacacactcacatgcgcacacacacacacgttatacagATCGTATTTCCTATCACCTCCTCATATCTTCCTCCTGTGGCTgatattttcttgtatgacatTTCTGTCCGTCCGGGTATTTGTTATAACAATGAAAATACACCAGTTTGCAAGtcatattgtttgtgtgtgtgtttgtgtgtgtgtgtgtgtgtgtgtgtgtgtgtgcacacgcatgtgtgtgtgtgtgtgtgtatgtgtgagtgtgtgtgtgtgtgtgtgtgtgtgtgtacttttcaaCACACTGacagtatacacacagacaaacaaagacatgataccgacacacacacacacacacacatacacacacacacacacacacacacacatatatatatatatatatatatatatatatatatatatatatgcacacacacacatctgaacaaaaatagcaaccaccaccaccaccaccactgccatccccctccaccacccccgcaaaaaaaaagaagagaaaacaaaacaaaacatgcacacacacgcacacacacacacacacacacacacacacagagacatagatacacacacacacacacgcacacacaaacgcacacacaaacacacacacacacacacacacacagtggcatgcatgcacgcatgcacacgtgtaCATGCATATTGTTTACAGATAAATATTTCCTTTAACCTTCTCCCTTCTCCATCCTCAGACATATTCATTGaaaatgtgcgcgcgcacacacacacagacacacacacacacacacacacagtgcatgcacacacacaaaatgtttgcacacaaaaaatgcattcatgcacacacacacacacacacacacacacacacacacacacacacacacacacacacacacacacacacaactaataatACTCAATGCACACAAACCACATAATCAAcagcaatcttttttctttttttttctagttttgtGATCTATCCGGAACTGATGACGGATCTGCAGCACTTCAAGAGTCACTTGGTTGTTTGTCTCGTCATCTTTAGCacaggtatagtgtgtgtgtgtgtgcgtgcgtgcgtgtgtgtgtgtgtgtgtgtgtgtgtgtgtgtgtgactgggagggtgtgtgtgtgtgtgtgtgcatcactgggagtgtgtgtgtgtgtgtgtgtgtgtatgtgtttgtgtgtttgactttgtgtgtgactctgtgtgtgtcactgggtgtgcatgtgtgtgtgtgtacatgtgtgtgtacatgtgtgtgtgtgtgatgagggggaTGAGTGggggatgtatgtatgtttgtatgtgtgtatcactgtgcgtgtgtgtcactgggtgtgcatgtgtgtgtgtgtacatgtgtgtgtgtgtgtgtgtgtgtgtgacgaggggggatttatgtatgtgtgtatgtgtgtatcactgtgcgtgtgtgtgtctgggtgtgtgtgtatgtttcactgtgtttatgtgtgtgtgtgtgtgtttgtttttaattaattaatttttattttataattttttttatttgcttatttatcatcattgttgtcttttttatttatttatttatcaatttatttattttattttcattattattattatttatttattttttatttattttttaattttttattttattattttttaaaaaaatatattcttgtttaatttttttttctcaaggcctgacaaagcgcgttgggttacactgctggtcaggcatctgcttggcagatgtggtgtagcatatatggatttgtctgaacgcagtgacgccaccttgagctactgaaactgaaactgaaactctgtgtgtgtgatgaggtgtgtatgtcactatgtgtgtgtcactgtgtgtcagagtgtgtgtgtgtgtgtgtgtgtgtgtgtgtgtgtgtgtgtgtgtgtgtgtgtgtgtgtgtgtgactttgtatgtgtgtgtttgtgtgtgtgtgtgtgtgtcactgtgtgtgtttgtgtgtgtgtgtgtgtgtatcactctgtgtggggggggattggggggggggggggcacttggtgtgaccctgtgtgtgtgtatgtgtgcgtgtcgtggggtgtgactgtgtgtgtgcttgtgtatgtgactctgtgtgtgtgtgtgtgtgtcactgggtgtgactctgtatgtgcttgtgtgtgtgtgtgtgtgtgtgtgtgtgtgtgtgtgtgtgacactttgcCTGTTAATGTGTGTTTAGTGTCCTTTCAGGTGATGTGCATGCATGGATATATTGACATTACATCCATTTAATTTTGTATACATCTGATGTGTGCTTTTGGGTGATGTGCATGCATGGATATAGACAATACATACATTTTGTACATATTTAGTAatttacatacacatatgtaGACGTTTGTTTGATAGGTTTTGCACACTGAACGTTTTTCACAATGGACACTATAAATAATGAAAAAGTTAAAAGCTGAGTCCTGCACAGGAACAACAGTCTGTCAAGAGTGTGCACCAAATGGATAGatctctgtttaactcactcagtacggccagtcctctcttctcctctacacagacccctcggatgtccagtgggtgtctgaatgacccaacctttagcttccgtcgtcagaattgtggtattctttgtcaacattcacctcttcagtataagagccttccgcttgcaatattttgatgacggtaattggggtgaaacgctgttaacgtcgtctctttcaccgttcgtatggagagagttaactttaaGGATCACTGTTGATAGTATCAGAGAACAGAACTAGTTATTTTATTCACATTTTGAATTCATGGTGGTATCAGAGAATGACTTTACAGATTTATAATTGCATTAATTTATTTTACATTCCAAATTCCTGGTGGTATCAGTATTATGACATAACAGACTTGTGCTAATTTATTCACATTCTAAATTGCTGGCAGTATCACAGAATGCCTTTGCAGTCTTGTACTTATTTAAATTCACCTTTTGAATTCCTGGCAGTCTGCACAGAGACAGAATAGGTGTAAGGGATGAGTGGGGGTctcagggtggggaggggggagcgggtgggggggggatcataATTATGACCAGAAAGGTGATTAGAATAGGGTGTGTTATACTTATAGGGGAGGAGGGAAGTtaggaggtggagagggtgggggaagggaagtgtgtgtgtgtgaggggtgggagggaaagtgaagggagagagagagagagagaatgggtggagAAAAATCACTTATGGACAACTTTAAGGAGAGAGAGCAAATATAGATATAtcgagagaaagtgtgtgtgtgtgtgtgtgtgcgcgcgcgttcatgcgtctgtgtgtctgtgtgtgtgtcctttctttacAATTGCATAATCAGTTTCCAGTCTTTTCCCGAAGTACTGTATAGGAGTAATGACATGAAATTttgaattgaaagaaaaaaaaaagagagatgcatTCCTTTAcagtcgttgttgctgttgcagaggATTTTCTGTACATGATATtttaattttggacacaaaagaaAAGCACCTTTAGCTTAAAACCATTGTATTTTGTGCAGGGTACCCATACTTAATGTATACTTATGTCTTTTTAGTTCTTGACTTTTTGGACACAAGCGACAAGTGCCTTTACTTACAACCAACATTTGGTTTAATGTGTGCGGAGTATATTTTCTGTATGACCTTTTTTGGATGCAAAAGATCAGTGCCTTTGGTTTACATTACAAGTCATGTTGTTACTGACTGTTGTTTGCAGGGTATTTTCTGTGTGACTTTTTGGACGCAAAAGATCAATACCTTTAGTTTACATTACAAGTTATGTTATTCCCCACTGTTGTGTGCAGGGTATTTTCTGTGTGACTTTTTGGACGCAAAAGATCAATACCTTTAGTTTACATTACAAGTTATGTTATTCCCGACTGTTGTGTGCAGGGTATTTTCTGTATGACTTTTTTTGCACACAAAAGATCAGTAGCTTAACATTATCACTTACGTTGTGTTTGACAGTTGTTTGCAGGGTATTTTCTGTGTGACTTCTTGGATGCAAAAGATCAGTACCTTAAcataacgtggagtgatggcctagaggtaacgtgtccgcctaggaagtgagagaatctgagtgctttggttcgaatcacggctcagtcgccagtattttctccccctccactagaccttgagtagtggtctagacgctagtcatttggatgagatgataaaccgaggtcccatgtgcagcatgcacttaacgcacgtaagagaaccatggcaacaaaagggttgtccctggcaaaattctgtagaaaaatcaaccttgataggaaaaacaaataaaactgtatgaCATTTGGACACAAAAGATCAGTACCTTAACATAAcaaattgtgtttgttgtttgcactttTTGGACACAAAAGATCAGTACCTTAACAtaacaaattgtgtgtgttgtttgcactTTTTGGACAGAAAAGATCAGTACCTTAACAtaacaaattgtgtgtgttgtttgcactTTTTGGACAGAAAAGATCAGTACCTTAACAtaacaaattgtgtgtgttgtttgcactTTTTGGACGCAAAAGATCAGTaccttgtgtgtgttgtttgcactTTTTGGATGCAAAAGATCAgtacctttgtgtgtgttgtttgcaggATATTTCCTGTATGACTTCTTGGACCTGGTGCTGAACGGCAAAATGTTTGCCATGTGGGAGGTGCAGCTCCACCATATTGCTGTAAGTCATAGATCATCTGTAACTTCTGGatccccacccaccttcctccccgACCCCTCAATGCTCCCCTGCCCGACCATGGCCCCctcccctaaaccccccccctccctctacacacacacacacacacacaaagtgtgactgACAGGTTGTGTCACTGCTGTTGGCAACAACAGATGGGGTTGGTGAAGTTTTTCCACAGCCTTATGAAAGTGCTGTTGTtgtcaccttttcttttcttctgtttctctttccgcGGTTTTCTCAGGCGAAAGGAGAAGTGACGGACAggctgtgtgcagcacgcagttgtTGGCAACAACAGGTGGGCTCGATGTTCTTAGAAGCTGGTGCAAGTACAGTGCTGTTCTTGtcacagctgtttttttttttttttgttttggtttttctttctcagCTGTCTGAAATAAAGTGTAAAGCCACAGGCAAGGTGCGGTGATGAATATCACAGGTGGGGGTAACATTTTTCTGCAGCCTAATGCGAGCACTACTCTTAtcaggttttttctttctttcttcctagcTAGCTGTCTGAAGTAAAAGGTGAAGTAACACgcagattgtgttgtgttgctcttgTTGCAACATCAGGTGTGGGATGATGATGTTCTTTTACAACTTGGCGTGCTGCAAGCAAGTGGTGGTGGGCCTACACTGACATGTATACGCATGCAAAGGGGAGAGTGACAGACCGgctgtgtcactgttgtttgcaacagatggggggtgagggggtgggggggggggggcatttcttGCCGGTAGGGATGACGTTCTTCTAATCTACAAACCTTGTGCACTGCGAGTGGGTGagcttcacacacgcacacatacacacacgttctcacacacatacactcacactcattatttctgttgttgttgctgttgttgttttcgaaagaatttttgtgtgtttcttgttattgtttatttctatattatcctttccagaccccccatttccccatttcttcccccaccaccccctttttaaaaaaaattttctcttttttttttctgagggcagagtgtaaaaaagctgtataggcttattcttttaccctcagtaaagatcattttgacttgacttgacttgacttgactcatGCTcttactctcactcactctgaatGGTAAAGTGATAGAAGGGTTTGTCACTGTTACTGGCAACAAGAGGTAGGAGTGATGTTCTTTGACAACCTAGTGAAAGACTTACTATTcttgtcacttcttcttcttcttctgcgttcactcgtatgcacatgagtgggcttttacatgtatgaccatttttaccccaccatgtaggcagccatactctgttttcgggggtgtgcatgctgggtatgttcttgtttccataacccaccgaacgctgacatagattacaggatctttaacgtgcgtatttgatcttctgcttgcatatacacacgaagggggttcaggcactagcaggtctgcacatatgttgacctgggagatcgtaaaaatctccaccctttacccaccaggcgccgtcaccgtgattcgaacccaggaccctcaggttgacagtccaacgctttaaccactcggctattgcgcccgtcctattCTTGTcacggttgttttgttgtttttttttccctttcccagcATTCTACTAGGAGGAATAGTGAGAGGCAGGTTGTATCACACCAATCTCTAAAGGCTTCAGTCACCAGCAAGTTGTGGTGCTGAACTTTGCAGGTAGAGGTGATGTACTTCTACAACAACCTGGCACACTGCGATTGGGTgggcgtcacacacacagacatacgcacacacacacacatgcacactcacactctcactcactcgttcactcACCCACTAACTCTAAAGgaaaataataacgataatgataatgaatatctgaacgccctatctccggagagcccagagtgTTTACCAATACAAAGTGTAAACGGTAAAGTGAGAGAAGggtttgtcactgttgttggagTGGTGCACTGATGTTCTTTGACAACCTGGTGAAAGAAAGTAATATTATTGTCACAATGTTTACCTGGTGAAAGTACTATTCTTGTCACAGTGTTTACCTGGTGAAAGTACTATTCTTGTCACAATGTTTACCTGGTGAAAGGACTATTCTTGTCACAATGTACTATTCTTGTCACAATGTACTGTTCTTGTTACAATGTTTACCTGGTTGAAAGTACTATTCTTGTCACAGTGTTTACCTGGTGAAAGTACCATTCTTGTCACAATGTTTACCTGGTGAAAGTACTATTCTTGTGACAGTGTTTACCTGGTGAAAGTACTATTCTTGTGACAGTGTTTACCTGGTGAAAGTGCTATTCTTGTGACAGTGTTTACCTGGTGAAAGTACTATTCTTGTGACAGTGTTTACCTGGTGAAAGTACCATTCTTGTCACAATGTTTACCTGGTGAAAGTACTATTCTTGTCACAATGTTTACCTGGTGAAAGTAATATTATTGTCACAGTGTTTACCTGGTGAAAGTACTATTCTTGTCACAGTGTTTACCTGGTGAAAGTACTATTCTTGTCACAATGTTTACCTGGTGAAAGTACTATTCTTGTGACAGTGTTTACCTGGTGAAAGTACTATTCTTGTGACAGTGTTTACCTGGTGAAAGTACCATTCTTGTCACAATGTTTACCTGGTGAAAGTACTATTCTTGTCACAATGTTTACCTGGTGAAAGTAATATTATTGTCACAGTGTTTACCTGGTGAAAGTACTATTCTTGTCACAGTGTTTACCTGGTGAAAGTACTATTCTTGTCACAATGTTTACCTGGTGAAAGGACTATTCTTGTCACAATGTACTATTCTTGTCACAATGTACTGTTCTTGTTACAATGTTTACCTGGTTGAAAGTACTATTCTTGTCACAGTGTTTACCTGGTGAAAGTACCATTCTTGTCACAATGTTTACCTGGTGAAAGTACTATTCTTGTGACAGTGTTTACCTGGTGAAAGTACTATTCTTGTGACAGTGTTTACCTGGTGAAAGTACCATTCTTGTACTATTCTTGTGACAGTGTTTACCTGGTGAAAGTACCATTCTTGTCACAATTTTAACCTGATTAAAGTACTATTTTTGTCACagtccccccccaaacccccactcccccactccccagctTTCTAAAGAAAATGGAATGGTGAGAGGCAGGTTGTGtcatcacacacatataaaagtTATGGTCACAGGCAAGTTGTTTTGCTGAACGTTGCAGGTGGGGGTGATGTTCTTCTACAACCTGGTGCGCTGCGAGTGGGTGGGCTTCAACGTGGTGGCCCTGCTGGTGGAGGTCAACTCCTTCTTCCTGCACCAGCGCAAGCTGCTGCAGATGCTGGGCGTCCCCTACGACTCGCGGCTGTACCGCGTCACCGTCTTCCTCAACCTGTCCACCTTCGTTGTGTTCCGTGGCCTCCCTCTGGCGGCCATCCTGTGGGGCATGTGGGCGCTCTACCACCAGGTGGCGTTCTACTACTACATCTGCCTGACGGGGTCCATGTTCGTCATGGTCGTCATGAACCCCATCCTCTTCGTGCGGCTGCTTCGGAGCGATTATCTGCGGGACCCGTCTTCCTCCTCGAGCAGGCGCCACAACCAGAAGAAGGCTCTCCCCATCCGCTGTGACAAGCTGGGCGTGAATGGCATCCTCgtcaatggcaacaacaacaacaacaacaacaacaacagcaagaagtaTCCGGGAAGGGTGGTGGACCATTCGAAGCAGAGCTGACGGTGGATGGAATTGGGACGGTCTGTGTTTTGTTCAATGTTTGCGTTTTCTGTTGTGCACACGCTGTGAAGGTTTATTTGCGGAGATGGAgggtgtttcttctctcttttttaacaAGATGTTTTTTATCACTGTTTATGGGCCCAGAATATtggcccttaaaaaaaaaaaagaagaaagaatgttatGAGCAAGGACGAGTATTGCTTTGTTCCAATGATTCTTCTGTTTTTGAGGCTTGGTTCAGGCTTTAATTTATGCAGGTCTTCCGCTACCTTTTAGGGCAGTGTGTACCACGTTGATATTTTGATGCAGTTGGCTTTTGCTAATGTAACGGGCATTTCTCTTTAAAAATGCTAAAGTCTGTGTTGATCAAAAGGAGTGATAATAACGTCTGAATGTGTTTCAGTGTAACAAatgctttttcttgtttttatttgtattgcaCTAATTCCATATGTATTTTTATACAATCT
The DNA window shown above is from Babylonia areolata isolate BAREFJ2019XMU chromosome 29, ASM4173473v1, whole genome shotgun sequence and carries:
- the LOC143302280 gene encoding TLC domain-containing protein 2-like, with translation MAGSNVSFAETMEEDGNLCVYRGADYSYGVYGVAIVVLFFQFVNWVVKSIGPPKTLRDDEWKWRNLTISYLHALACVVWTVASFVIYPELMTDLQHFKSHLVVCLVIFSTGYFLYDFLDLVLNGKMFAMWEVQLHHIAVGVMFFYNLVRCEWVGFNVVALLVEVNSFFLHQRKLLQMLGVPYDSRLYRVTVFLNLSTFVVFRGLPLAAILWGMWALYHQVAFYYYICLTGSMFVMVVMNPILFVRLLRSDYLRDPSSSSSRRHNQKKALPIRCDKLGVNGILVNGNNNNNNNNNSKKYPGRVVDHSKQS